A genomic segment from Flavobacterium sp. 9R encodes:
- a CDS encoding Txe/YoeB family addiction module toxin, protein MKYVFVDESWEDYLYWQKIDKKKVKKINDLLKDISRNPFEGVGKPEPLKHKYAGFWSRRIDDEHRLIYRFIDDEIQIVKCRHQYD, encoded by the coding sequence ATGAAATATGTATTTGTTGATGAATCTTGGGAAGATTATTTGTATTGGCAAAAAATTGACAAAAAGAAAGTTAAAAAAATAAATGATCTACTCAAAGATATTTCAAGAAATCCTTTTGAAGGAGTAGGAAAACCAGAACCTTTGAAGCATAAGTATGCAGGATTTTGGTCAAGAAGAATTGATGATGAACATAGATTAATTTACAGGTTTATTGATGATGAAATTCAAATTGTCAAATGTAGACATCAGTACGACTAA
- a CDS encoding M23 family metallopeptidase: protein MTMYDPNSGVFTQYVHLVENGSLVKIGDKVYRGQKIALSGNTGQSTGEHLHFSCLVPVNSEDGLKSIPIEFVGGIKAINLKKGDLLKK, encoded by the coding sequence TTGACAATGTACGACCCAAATTCAGGTGTCTTTACGCAATACGTCCATTTAGTAGAAAATGGAAGTCTAGTAAAAATTGGAGACAAAGTATATAGAGGACAAAAAATTGCATTATCAGGAAATACTGGACAAAGCACTGGAGAGCATTTGCATTTTAGTTGTCTTGTTCCTGTAAATAGTGAAGATGGTTTAAAGTCAATCCCTATTGAATTTGTTGGTGGAATAAAAGCAATAAACCTAAAAAAAGGAGACCTATTGAAAAAATAA
- a CDS encoding SHOCT domain-containing protein → MYYENYNFWGMHFFWWLIWFLFLLWIFATPYAIPGQRTKSNTPLGILKKRLASGAINTEEFQRLKKTLEE, encoded by the coding sequence ATGTATTACGAAAACTATAATTTTTGGGGAATGCACTTTTTTTGGTGGCTGATTTGGTTTCTTTTTCTCCTTTGGATATTTGCCACGCCTTATGCTATTCCGGGACAAAGAACAAAGTCAAATACGCCTCTGGGAATACTTAAAAAAAGATTGGCTTCTGGAGCAATCAATACAGAAGAATTTCAACGATTGAAAAAAACACTAGAAGAATAG
- a CDS encoding NAD-dependent succinate-semialdehyde dehydrogenase, with protein MAFQTINPTTNKLVQSFDAMIAAATDDAIAKAATTFDVWKTTDYAVRAQLLYKIAGLLRAQKQELAQIITLEMGKLLSHAQGEIKLSAEIFDYYAKNSETLLADKILNPVHGKAFIRSSPIGILLGIQPWNFPFYQVARFAAPNIMIGNTVLVKHASNVPQCALALERIFIEAGAPLVLYTNLMVSHEQIIDLVSDKRIRGVSLTGSESPWANIATVAGKNIKKYVLELGGSDAFIVLEDADIDQAVDWAVVGRINNNGQCCVASKRFIVVAEIADVFLEKFKTKLAELVVGDPVDTRTQLGPLCTEEAATKIANQVERAVDGGAKIILGGKRVARIGAFMEATILTDVTQNNPVFYEEFFGPVALFFKVKNEEEAIALANNSPYGLGGSVFTQDIERGKRVANQIDTGMVFINHPTWTQADLPFGGTKNSGYGREMAALGLEEFVNKKLIRISELSDPF; from the coding sequence ATGGCTTTTCAAACCATTAATCCAACCACCAACAAACTCGTACAATCCTTTGACGCCATGATTGCCGCTGCTACAGATGATGCAATAGCAAAAGCTGCAACTACATTCGACGTATGGAAAACAACAGACTACGCTGTAAGAGCTCAATTGTTGTATAAAATTGCTGGGCTTTTAAGAGCACAGAAGCAAGAACTTGCGCAAATAATTACCCTAGAAATGGGTAAACTTTTGAGTCATGCTCAAGGTGAAATAAAACTGAGTGCCGAAATATTTGACTATTACGCCAAAAATTCAGAAACTCTTTTGGCCGACAAAATCTTGAATCCTGTGCATGGAAAGGCCTTCATCAGGTCTAGTCCAATTGGGATACTGTTAGGCATACAGCCTTGGAATTTCCCCTTTTATCAAGTCGCACGATTCGCGGCACCCAATATTATGATTGGCAACACAGTGCTCGTCAAACACGCTTCGAATGTGCCCCAATGCGCTCTAGCATTGGAAAGAATCTTTATAGAAGCTGGAGCTCCACTAGTACTTTACACTAATTTGATGGTGTCGCACGAACAAATAATCGATTTGGTTTCCGACAAAAGAATTAGAGGAGTTTCGCTTACAGGTAGTGAATCACCTTGGGCTAATATAGCAACCGTAGCTGGCAAAAACATCAAAAAATATGTATTAGAATTAGGCGGAAGCGATGCCTTTATTGTACTAGAAGATGCGGATATTGACCAAGCGGTAGATTGGGCTGTCGTGGGACGCATCAACAATAACGGACAGTGTTGTGTGGCTTCCAAACGTTTTATTGTGGTAGCCGAAATTGCAGACGTCTTCTTGGAAAAATTTAAAACTAAACTAGCCGAATTGGTTGTAGGCGATCCAGTAGACACTAGAACACAGTTGGGACCACTCTGTACGGAAGAAGCCGCTACTAAAATAGCCAATCAAGTCGAAAGAGCTGTTGATGGAGGTGCCAAAATTATTTTGGGAGGAAAACGAGTAGCTAGAATTGGCGCCTTTATGGAGGCAACCATTCTTACCGATGTGACGCAGAATAATCCTGTTTTTTATGAAGAGTTTTTTGGTCCAGTAGCCTTATTTTTCAAAGTAAAAAATGAAGAAGAAGCTATTGCATTGGCTAATAATTCGCCCTACGGTTTAGGCGGTTCCGTATTTACACAAGATATAGAAAGAGGAAAACGCGTCGCCAACCAAATAGATACGGGAATGGTGTTTATCAATCACCCAACTTGGACACAAGCGGATCTTCCGTTTGGTGGTACCAAAAATTCAGGCTATGGAAGAGAAATGGCCGCACTAGGTTTAGAGGAATTTGTCAACAAAAAACTCATCCGAATTAGTGAGCTAAGTGATCCTTTTTAG
- a CDS encoding GNAT family N-acetyltransferase: MENIITKRITLDDLEKLQKIGRATFEETFSESNSEENMKSYLEEGFSKEKLTAELIATDSEFYFALLKEEVIGYLKVNFGASQTELKDNKALEIERIYVSKAFHGKSVGQLLYDKAIEIAKEKGSEYIWLGVWEENPRAIRFYKKNGFVEFDKHIFKLGDDEQTDIMMKLQLTE; this comes from the coding sequence ATGGAAAATATAATCACGAAAAGAATAACTTTAGACGACTTGGAAAAGTTGCAAAAGATTGGACGAGCAACTTTTGAAGAAACGTTTTCAGAATCAAATTCTGAAGAGAATATGAAAAGCTATCTAGAAGAAGGTTTCTCGAAAGAAAAACTAACAGCAGAATTGATTGCTACTGACTCTGAATTTTATTTTGCACTATTGAAAGAGGAAGTTATTGGTTACTTAAAGGTAAATTTTGGAGCATCACAAACCGAATTGAAAGACAACAAAGCACTTGAAATTGAACGAATATATGTTTCAAAAGCATTTCACGGCAAAAGCGTTGGACAACTACTTTACGATAAAGCAATTGAAATTGCGAAAGAGAAAGGTTCGGAATACATTTGGTTAGGAGTTTGGGAAGAAAATCCAAGAGCGATACGTTTCTATAAGAAAAATGGTTTTGTTGAATTCGACAAACACATCTTCAAATTGGGAGACGATGAACAGACGGATATAATGATGAAGTTACAACTAACAGAATAA
- a CDS encoding glycosyltransferase family 39 protein, producing MTKQHKLTILIFCIIKLFLHLIADYHSGFQGDELLHIETGNHLAFGFMEFPPLIGVVAFIQNLFASNSVYIHHLFSHISSILILIYVAKITIELGGKNRALFLALLCIIIAPGFGRSQQLFQPVVFGQLFWVLGFYQLVRYTKYLDKKYLTYLSIVAVVGVLFKYDVLFFVFGLSSLFFFKRTRTTLLKQNIGIYLTICFLFLLPNLYWQFANNFPVLQMFSRLYETQLDKLSRIENLKNLILAINPISLILVAPALLQLFKFYTTELYKPVVGSIVLSFLLLLFCNGKSYYFFPIVLTILPFGALFWEQSVIQKRNWVMYPIAILLFLGALLIPFGMPVYSFNEMLNSIQKYEHQKVEGGKYAVRYDEYYSKEKWETTMTELQLIYDRLPKNEKPNCLIWGKHYGQAGAVNLLGKAYHLPKAFSYHGSFYSWAPNGAMPNTVIALSYQIGDFFHPYFSEVTLVKTIYNPYADNEEELYQKIYICKKPKQHFEKMKELFKHRIFE from the coding sequence ATGACAAAACAGCACAAGCTCACCATCCTAATTTTTTGCATAATAAAACTGTTCCTTCATTTAATTGCTGATTATCATTCGGGTTTTCAAGGCGACGAATTGTTACATATCGAAACGGGAAATCATTTGGCATTTGGTTTTATGGAATTCCCGCCATTAATTGGAGTTGTAGCATTTATCCAAAATCTTTTCGCTTCCAATTCTGTTTACATTCATCATTTATTTTCCCATATTTCTAGCATTTTAATACTCATCTATGTGGCAAAAATCACGATAGAACTAGGCGGAAAGAACAGAGCTTTATTTTTAGCTTTATTGTGTATTATTATTGCCCCAGGATTTGGTCGTTCTCAACAACTTTTTCAACCTGTTGTTTTTGGTCAACTATTTTGGGTTTTGGGTTTTTACCAATTAGTGCGTTATACCAAATATCTTGATAAAAAGTATTTGACTTATTTATCAATTGTTGCAGTAGTTGGGGTTCTCTTTAAATACGATGTATTGTTTTTTGTTTTTGGATTGTCATCCTTATTTTTCTTTAAAAGAACAAGAACAACCCTTTTAAAACAAAATATCGGTATCTATCTTACAATTTGTTTTTTATTTCTGCTACCCAATTTGTATTGGCAATTCGCCAATAACTTTCCAGTATTGCAAATGTTTAGTCGATTGTATGAAACCCAATTGGATAAACTTTCGAGAATAGAAAATTTAAAAAATTTAATCCTTGCCATCAATCCAATTTCGCTGATTTTGGTTGCTCCAGCATTACTTCAACTGTTCAAATTTTATACAACCGAACTTTATAAACCAGTAGTAGGTTCTATAGTTCTCTCCTTTTTGCTCTTGTTATTTTGCAATGGAAAATCCTATTACTTTTTCCCCATCGTTTTAACAATCTTGCCTTTTGGTGCACTATTTTGGGAACAAAGCGTAATTCAAAAAAGAAATTGGGTTATGTATCCAATTGCAATACTATTATTTCTGGGTGCTCTATTAATTCCATTTGGAATGCCTGTTTATTCCTTCAACGAAATGCTAAATTCCATACAAAAATACGAGCATCAAAAAGTGGAAGGCGGAAAATATGCCGTTCGCTATGATGAATATTACTCAAAAGAAAAGTGGGAAACAACGATGACTGAATTGCAACTAATTTATGACCGTTTACCCAAAAACGAAAAACCAAACTGCTTGATTTGGGGAAAACATTATGGACAAGCGGGTGCTGTAAATCTTCTCGGAAAAGCATACCATTTGCCAAAAGCATTCTCTTATCACGGAAGTTTTTACAGTTGGGCACCAAACGGAGCAATGCCGAATACTGTCATTGCCTTAAGTTATCAAATAGGCGATTTTTTTCATCCCTATTTTTCGGAAGTAACTCTTGTGAAAACTATTTATAATCCCTACGCAGACAACGAAGAAGAATTGTATCAGAAAATATATATTTGCAAAAAGCCAAAACAGCATTTTGAAAAAATGAAAGAACTATTTAAACATCGAATATTTGAGTAA
- a CDS encoding Dps family protein, whose protein sequence is MKTAIGISESHRQAVVNELSKILADETVLYIKTKNAHWNVEGIDFYDKHKFFETQFGQLDEIIDSVAERIRSIGHYPPATLKSYLSLTHLTEQDRSQNDSLGFIKELLTDHESIIIILRAHIKSFANEFHDLGTSDFITGLMETHEKMAWFLRSHLKN, encoded by the coding sequence ATGAAAACAGCCATAGGAATATCAGAATCGCATCGACAAGCCGTTGTCAATGAATTGTCTAAAATTTTAGCAGACGAAACGGTACTTTACATCAAAACTAAAAACGCCCATTGGAATGTAGAAGGTATCGATTTTTATGACAAACACAAATTTTTCGAAACTCAGTTTGGTCAATTGGATGAAATAATTGATAGTGTGGCGGAACGTATTCGTTCTATTGGTCACTATCCTCCAGCTACTCTAAAGTCCTATCTTTCATTAACACATCTTACAGAACAAGATAGATCACAAAATGATAGTCTAGGATTCATTAAAGAACTTTTAACCGATCACGAAAGTATCATCATCATTTTGAGAGCGCATATCAAATCTTTTGCGAATGAGTTCCATGATTTGGGTACTAGCGATTTTATAACGGGATTAATGGAAACGCACGAAAAAATGGCTTGGTTTTTACGATCTCACTTAAAAAATTAA
- a CDS encoding DUF1572 domain-containing protein produces MSKSITAQIALHLQQVYFGGNWATSNFKDQLADVSWQEANFALKEGNSIATLLFHCNYYIAGLIPVLQGGSLDIKDKFSFDSPKITCEADWEQLKNKSWEEVQLFATLIEQLPDSCLFEDFVEAKYGNYYRNLIGVIEHCHYHLGQIALLKKEVKS; encoded by the coding sequence ATGAGTAAAAGTATCACCGCGCAAATCGCATTACACTTGCAGCAAGTGTATTTTGGTGGGAATTGGGCCACCTCAAATTTTAAAGACCAATTGGCTGACGTGAGTTGGCAAGAAGCCAATTTTGCCCTGAAAGAAGGGAATAGCATCGCCACCTTACTGTTTCACTGCAATTATTACATAGCTGGATTGATTCCGGTTTTGCAAGGTGGAAGTCTCGATATTAAAGACAAATTTAGCTTTGACAGCCCGAAAATTACTTGCGAAGCCGATTGGGAACAATTGAAAAATAAATCGTGGGAAGAAGTACAGCTTTTTGCGACATTGATAGAACAATTGCCTGATAGTTGTCTTTTTGAGGATTTTGTAGAAGCAAAATATGGAAACTACTACAGAAACTTAATCGGTGTAATAGAGCATTGTCATTATCATTTAGGGCAAATTGCATTGCTAAAAAAGGAAGTAAAATCATAA
- a CDS encoding glycosyl hydrolase, translating to MNKQLLLGILSLVFGTSVSAQKGNTAVSTDLNAHFKAAKWRSIGPFRGGRSVTATGVTSDPSTYYMGTTGGGLWKTQDMGVSWFPISDGFFKTTSVGAISVAESDPNVIYVGMGEHAVRGVMTHHGDGMYKSTDVGKTWKKIGLEATQHISRICIDPKNPDIVYVAAQGALYGKSSERGVYKTTDGGNTWQKVLFKNDQTGAVELSMDATNSRILYAALWEHGRKPWQVISGGAGSGLYKSVDSGLTWTPLKEGLPAAMGKMAIAVAPSNPEKVYALIESDWEKEAGGLYVSNDAGKSWSQVTTDHRLIQRAWYYIELFIDPNNENTIYVMSAPAMRSTDGGKTWEDISKTHGDYHNLWINPKNSNNMIIADDGGAAISFNKGKSWSSQNIYPTGQFYRIAVDNQFPYNIYGGQQDNTSVKIASRNLSGYGISEKEWTASAGGESAFLAFDPANPRFVLGGSYQGTIEVLDTQTKTSTNVMAAPILYLGRDAKDMKYRFNWNAPIIRSMHEPNTFYHGSQLLLKTEDLGQSWTEASPDLTRNEKSKQGKPGVPFTNEAVGAENYGTLSYIQESPLEKGVIYTGSDDGLVYITKDGGKTWQNITPANLAECLINAIEVSPFDKATAYVATTRYKFNDHAPGLYKTTDYGKTWKKINEGIPANAFTRVVREDDTVKDLLYAGTELGLFVSLDGGLHWQSFQGNLPLTPITDLKVHQNNLIASTSGRGFWILDDLNLIREFAKDNTSGNTQNDTFKIFTPNPTYLTNSGSELDQTDAEFTGMGTTRGVNPASGVVLYYQLPELKETETVQLQIKDKTGNVIRTFSSKADAEFKSYDGGPKADAVLSKNKGLNRFVWDLRYTALLGNPNVYIEGSYEGHKVGPGEYTITIKTPTQELNTQAKVLANPLFDATDKAYQEYHAIKFEMEQEFNEMQTLINTLYAKQQQLATLTAQLAAHPEQAATLAEGKKVLQKMKTWDELMVQRKSKAYDDVENFPNKFNADFLYLINQSESVVPKVTQPVKDLWKEYQTKWQQLKTEGNQILNQELPAFNKKLWEAGVGGIWTK from the coding sequence GGTGGCCGATCAGTAACAGCTACTGGAGTTACATCAGATCCATCGACCTATTATATGGGTACCACAGGAGGTGGTTTATGGAAAACACAAGACATGGGAGTAAGTTGGTTTCCTATTTCGGATGGCTTTTTTAAAACGACTTCGGTAGGGGCCATTAGTGTGGCAGAAAGTGATCCTAATGTGATTTATGTTGGGATGGGCGAACACGCCGTAAGGGGAGTGATGACGCATCATGGTGATGGAATGTACAAAAGTACTGATGTCGGGAAAACATGGAAGAAAATTGGACTAGAGGCTACGCAGCATATTTCTCGAATTTGTATTGATCCTAAAAATCCAGATATTGTTTATGTAGCGGCTCAAGGGGCGCTTTACGGAAAATCTTCTGAGAGAGGAGTTTATAAAACAACAGATGGCGGAAACACTTGGCAAAAAGTATTGTTTAAAAACGATCAAACGGGTGCTGTTGAACTTTCTATGGATGCTACTAATTCAAGGATTTTGTATGCAGCTCTTTGGGAACATGGACGTAAGCCTTGGCAAGTGATAAGTGGTGGAGCAGGTAGTGGTCTCTATAAATCAGTCGATAGTGGACTTACTTGGACTCCTTTAAAAGAAGGACTTCCAGCGGCAATGGGAAAAATGGCAATAGCTGTAGCTCCTTCCAATCCCGAAAAAGTGTACGCGCTAATTGAAAGCGATTGGGAAAAAGAAGCTGGTGGATTGTACGTCTCTAATGATGCTGGGAAATCTTGGTCTCAGGTGACTACAGATCATCGATTGATCCAAAGGGCTTGGTATTATATCGAGTTGTTTATCGATCCGAATAACGAAAATACAATCTACGTAATGAGTGCTCCAGCGATGCGCTCTACTGATGGTGGAAAAACTTGGGAGGATATTTCCAAAACCCATGGGGATTATCACAATTTATGGATCAATCCTAAAAACTCCAATAACATGATTATTGCCGACGATGGCGGAGCTGCCATTAGTTTCAACAAAGGCAAGTCCTGGAGTAGTCAAAACATCTATCCCACAGGTCAGTTTTACCGAATAGCGGTAGACAACCAGTTTCCATACAATATTTATGGAGGGCAACAAGACAATACCTCGGTAAAAATTGCCAGTCGAAACCTAAGTGGCTATGGCATATCCGAAAAAGAATGGACTGCTTCTGCTGGTGGTGAAAGTGCTTTCTTGGCTTTTGATCCTGCCAATCCAAGGTTTGTTTTGGGTGGAAGTTATCAAGGAACCATCGAAGTATTGGATACACAAACCAAAACCAGCACCAACGTTATGGCAGCGCCAATTTTGTATTTAGGACGCGATGCCAAAGACATGAAATACCGCTTCAATTGGAATGCGCCTATAATTAGAAGCATGCATGAACCCAATACTTTTTATCACGGATCCCAATTGCTTTTAAAAACGGAAGATTTAGGACAAAGTTGGACAGAAGCTTCTCCTGATTTGACCCGAAACGAGAAAAGCAAACAAGGAAAACCAGGAGTCCCTTTTACTAATGAAGCCGTTGGAGCTGAAAACTACGGAACACTAAGTTATATTCAAGAATCCCCACTAGAAAAAGGGGTGATATATACAGGTAGTGATGATGGTTTGGTATATATTACTAAAGATGGAGGTAAAACTTGGCAAAATATAACTCCAGCTAATTTGGCAGAATGCCTAATCAACGCCATTGAAGTGTCTCCTTTTGATAAAGCCACTGCTTATGTGGCTACAACGCGATACAAATTCAATGATCATGCACCAGGATTGTACAAAACCACAGATTATGGTAAAACGTGGAAAAAAATCAATGAGGGAATTCCAGCAAATGCTTTTACCCGTGTCGTTCGCGAAGATGATACCGTAAAAGACTTATTGTATGCTGGGACCGAATTAGGCTTGTTTGTTTCGTTGGATGGCGGATTGCATTGGCAGTCTTTTCAAGGAAATTTGCCGTTAACACCTATTACTGATTTAAAAGTGCATCAAAACAATTTGATTGCTTCAACTTCTGGAAGAGGGTTTTGGATTTTGGACGATTTGAACCTAATCCGTGAATTTGCAAAAGATAATACATCAGGGAATACCCAAAATGACACTTTCAAAATTTTCACTCCTAATCCAACCTATTTAACCAATAGCGGAAGCGAATTGGATCAAACCGATGCTGAGTTTACAGGTATGGGAACTACTCGAGGCGTAAATCCAGCTTCTGGAGTGGTGCTGTATTATCAATTACCTGAGTTGAAAGAAACCGAAACGGTACAGCTTCAAATAAAAGATAAAACGGGTAATGTGATTCGAACCTTCAGCTCAAAAGCGGATGCTGAATTCAAATCCTATGATGGTGGTCCAAAAGCGGATGCTGTACTGTCTAAAAATAAAGGCCTCAACCGATTCGTTTGGGACTTGCGATATACAGCATTACTAGGAAATCCAAATGTATATATTGAAGGTAGTTATGAGGGGCATAAAGTTGGTCCTGGTGAGTATACCATTACTATCAAAACACCAACGCAAGAATTGAATACTCAAGCAAAAGTCTTGGCCAATCCTTTGTTTGATGCTACAGACAAAGCCTACCAAGAATACCACGCGATTAAATTCGAGATGGAACAAGAGTTCAATGAGATGCAAACGTTAATCAATACGTTGTATGCGAAACAACAGCAATTAGCCACATTAACTGCGCAATTGGCCGCGCATCCCGAACAAGCTGCAACACTAGCAGAAGGAAAAAAAGTGCTTCAGAAAATGAAAACTTGGGATGAATTGATGGTGCAAAGAAAATCAAAGGCTTATGATGATGTAGAAAACTTTCCCAATAAGTTCAATGCCGATTTCTTATACCTAATCAATCAATCCGAAAGCGTTGTTCCTAAGGTGACACAACCCGTAAAAGACTTGTGGAAGGAATACCAAACCAAATGGCAACAATTAAAAACCGAAGGCAATCAAATCCTCAATCAAGAATTACCTGCTTTCAACAAAAAATTATGGGAAGCTGGAGTAGGAGGAATTTGGACGAAATAA
- a CDS encoding BON domain-containing protein, with amino-acid sequence MKTNAELQTDVQNAIKWEPLLNAAEIGVTAKDGVISLTGVVDSYAKKVEAENAAKKVIGVKALVEKIDVKFPSSFVKTSLEIANEVLAALKSNWSVPEDKVTVKVEDGWVTLDGELPWNYQKEAAKSATTFLAGVKGVTNNIKIKSESHDAIEKKEVEKAIGRSWSVDDSDIAVSVSGTTVTLKGTVGSWYQKEEAARIAWNTPGIWHVKNELEVDYYYSLVN; translated from the coding sequence ATGAAAACAAATGCAGAATTACAGACAGATGTTCAAAACGCCATTAAATGGGAACCGTTATTGAATGCAGCAGAGATTGGAGTTACAGCAAAAGATGGTGTAATTTCTTTGACGGGCGTGGTAGATAGCTATGCAAAAAAAGTGGAAGCAGAAAATGCTGCCAAAAAAGTAATTGGTGTGAAAGCACTAGTTGAAAAAATCGATGTCAAATTCCCGAGTTCGTTCGTAAAGACCAGCTTAGAAATTGCCAATGAAGTGTTGGCGGCACTAAAATCAAATTGGTCGGTTCCAGAAGACAAAGTTACCGTTAAAGTCGAAGACGGCTGGGTGACTCTTGATGGCGAGTTGCCTTGGAATTACCAAAAAGAAGCCGCAAAAAGTGCTACAACTTTTCTTGCTGGTGTAAAAGGCGTAACCAACAACATAAAAATCAAATCCGAAAGCCATGATGCTATCGAAAAGAAAGAAGTCGAAAAAGCCATTGGCAGAAGCTGGTCTGTAGACGATAGCGATATTGCTGTATCGGTTTCCGGCACTACAGTAACTCTCAAAGGAACTGTAGGCTCTTGGTATCAAAAAGAAGAAGCCGCTCGTATTGCTTGGAATACGCCTGGTATTTGGCATGTAAAAAATGAATTGGAAGTAGATTATTATTATAGTTTAGTGAACTAA
- a CDS encoding NAD(P)H-hydrate dehydratase: MKAPIYVNLSEARKRYHVIPSDTHKGIQGHALLIGGSYGKIGAITLASRAALKTGCGLVTALVPKCGYEILQIANPEVMVLTDANEKYLSEIAFSLVPNAIGIGPGLGQEAATQIAFHKFLSTTTKPLVVDADALNILAQHPTWLTLLPPESILTPHPKELERLIGKWQNQEEKLTKTIAFAQHYQIIVILKGAPTQIVFGKDFYENTTGNPALATAGSGDVLTGIITSLLAQSYAPIDAAILGVYLHGLTADIALPKTGYQSFIASTIIKYLGKAFLALEKGE, encoded by the coding sequence ATGAAAGCACCTATTTACGTTAACCTTTCCGAAGCTCGAAAAAGATACCACGTCATTCCGTCGGATACTCACAAAGGCATTCAGGGACACGCGTTGCTTATTGGCGGAAGTTATGGTAAAATAGGCGCTATTACTTTAGCTTCTCGAGCGGCTTTGAAAACGGGATGTGGCTTAGTGACTGCTTTAGTACCAAAATGTGGCTATGAAATCCTGCAAATCGCAAATCCCGAGGTGATGGTGCTCACAGATGCAAACGAAAAGTACCTTTCAGAAATAGCATTCAGTTTAGTACCTAACGCTATCGGAATTGGTCCGGGTTTAGGGCAAGAAGCAGCGACTCAAATAGCATTTCATAAATTCCTTTCCACTACTACAAAACCGCTAGTTGTTGATGCCGATGCGCTCAATATTTTGGCACAACATCCAACTTGGTTAACGCTTCTTCCACCCGAATCGATACTGACGCCTCATCCCAAAGAACTCGAACGCTTGATAGGAAAGTGGCAGAATCAAGAGGAGAAACTAACCAAAACCATTGCTTTTGCGCAGCATTATCAAATAATAGTGATATTAAAAGGCGCACCCACCCAAATCGTATTTGGAAAAGACTTTTATGAAAACACTACTGGCAATCCAGCTTTGGCTACTGCAGGAAGTGGCGATGTCCTAACTGGAATAATCACGAGTTTACTAGCCCAATCGTATGCTCCAATTGATGCGGCAATTTTAGGTGTTTATTTGCACGGCTTAACAGCTGATATCGCTTTACCCAAAACAGGTTATCAATCTTTTATTGCTTCGACCATTATCAAATATCTTGGGAAAGCTTTTTTAGCTTTAGAGAAAGGGGAGTAG
- the blaOXA gene encoding class D beta-lactamase, translating to MRTIVILLHLILLVQLKGNCQTKIEKPKKVVTAEFGNILDSLQVKGSILIYDAKNKVFYSNNFSWAKTGVIPASTFKIPNSIIALETGVIKNDSVLFKWNGEQRRFKKWEEDLTFKKAFQVSCVPCYQEIARKIGVKRMKSYLKKLNYNGMVFDTLTIDNFWLQGKSKFSQMQQIDFLERLYFSKLPISKKTETIMKDIMLLEKTESYVLSGKSGWGMRNEINNGWLVGYLETNNAVYFFATNVEKEATTMDEFPVIRLNATKEAFKKLQLIK from the coding sequence ATGAGAACAATAGTTATACTTTTACATCTGATTCTTTTAGTACAACTTAAAGGAAATTGCCAAACTAAAATAGAAAAACCAAAGAAAGTAGTAACAGCTGAATTTGGAAACATTTTAGATAGCTTACAAGTGAAAGGCTCAATTTTAATTTATGATGCAAAAAACAAAGTATTCTATTCTAATAATTTCTCTTGGGCAAAAACTGGAGTAATTCCAGCATCAACATTCAAAATTCCAAACTCAATTATTGCCTTAGAAACTGGAGTAATCAAAAATGATTCTGTACTATTTAAATGGAACGGTGAACAACGAAGATTTAAAAAATGGGAAGAAGATTTAACGTTCAAAAAAGCATTTCAAGTTTCTTGCGTTCCTTGTTATCAAGAAATTGCTAGAAAAATTGGTGTAAAGAGAATGAAATCTTATTTGAAAAAATTGAATTACAACGGAATGGTTTTCGACACTTTAACCATAGATAATTTTTGGTTACAAGGAAAATCGAAATTTTCACAAATGCAACAAATTGACTTTTTAGAAAGACTGTATTTCTCAAAATTACCGATTTCAAAAAAAACTGAAACTATAATGAAAGACATAATGCTGCTTGAGAAAACTGAAAGTTATGTTTTAAGCGGTAAATCAGGTTGGGGAATGCGAAATGAAATCAATAATGGTTGGCTTGTTGGATATTTAGAAACGAATAATGCTGTTTATTTTTTTGCAACAAACGTAGAAAAAGAAGCAACAACTATGGATGAATTTCCAGTAATTCGTTTAAATGCAACTAAAGAAGCCTTTAAAAAACTGCAGCTGATTAAATAA